From Topomyia yanbarensis strain Yona2022 chromosome 1, ASM3024719v1, whole genome shotgun sequence, one genomic window encodes:
- the LOC131675953 gene encoding uncharacterized protein LOC131675953: MVYVFHVAVFPFPYDCWEKRGNRFLATGDSFPTIGHSFRVGFETVSQIVQEVCKAICKNMQETYMPEPTSQIWKQSAKGFEENWHFPNCIGSIDGKHVSIKCPNKTGSKHFCYLHKFSVVLMAIVGPDYRFICVDIGGYGKNSDGGIFEMSNMGQRFEAGMMNVPKAKPLPGQIEPCNYVLIGDEAFALKPYLMRPFPYRQSRLDPRKENYNTKHSIARRVVENAFGILAQKWRIFFRPIPTKVETVILIVHTACVLHNFLRLNQCPDIPEIPIQSNEGSPFYNLATDSRRATNLSFETREKFVKFFLDE; this comes from the exons ATGGTGTATGTTTTTCACGTAGCAGTATTTCCTTTTCCTTATGATTGCTGGGAAAAGCGAGGTAACAG GTTTCTTGCTACTGGTGATAGTTTTCCTACAATAGGACACAGTTTCAGAGTAGGATTCGAGACAGTCAGCCAAATTGTACAAGAAGTGTGCAAAGCTATCTGCAAAAATATGCAAGAAACCTACATGCCAGAGCCAACGTCTCAAATTTGGAAACAATCTGCTAAAGGGTTTGAAGAAAACTGGCATTTCCCGAACTGCATTGGTAGTATAGACGGAAAGCACGTTTCCATCAAGTGTCCGAACAAAACTGGATCGAAGCACTTCTGTTACTTACATAAATTTTCGGTAGTACTAATGGCTATCGTTGGACCCGATTATCGGTTTATATGTGTCGATATCGGTGGTTATGGGAAAAATAGCGATGGTGGTATTTTTGAAATGTCGAATATGGGCCAAAGATTTGAAGCAGGAATGATGAATGTGCCAAAGGCCAAACCCTTGCCTGGACAAATCGAACCGTGCAATTACGTCCTAATAGGTGACGAGGCGTTCGCTTTAAAGCCATATCTGATGAGGCCTTTTCCTTATAGACAGTCGCGTTTGGACCCCCGGAAAGAGAATTATAACACCAAACATTCTATAGCTCGAAGAGTTGTAGAAAATGCTTTTGGCATATTGGCCCAAAAATGGCGAATTTTTTTCAGACCAATACCTACAAAGGTTGAAACCGTCATCCTCATTGTGCACACAGCATGCGTGCTTCACAATTTTTTGCGTTTAAATCAATGCCCTGACATACCAGAGATACCTATACAATCCAATGAGGGATCTCCGTTTTACAATTTAGCAACGGATTCGCGACGAGCAACTAACTTATCGTTTGAAACGAGAGAAAAATTCGTGAAATTCTTTTTGGATGAATAA